From Polaribacter haliotis:
CATTGAAACTTTCCATATCATTATTGTTATGGGTAAGTTGAACACAACAATTAGCAGAATGAATTACAACGAAATTGCAGAAAAAATAATCGAACTGAAAAATGCTGATTTGGAATTTCGTGAAAAGCTAATTGAAAGTGGAAAACTTGGTGAAGGCTACAATAAAGAAATGGCTAAAATTCACAACAAAAATGCCAAAACTCTAAATGAAATAATAAACAAAATAGGTTATCCAACGCTTGACAAAGTTGGCAAAGATGCAAATGAAGCGGCTTGGTTGATTATTCAACATTCTATCGGGCAACCTAAATTTATGAAGAAATCGGCAGAAATGCTTAAAAAAGCTGTTCAAGAAAACAAAGCTGACCCAATTAGTCTTGCATATTTGGCTGACCGAATATCTGTGTTTGAAGATAAACCCCAACTCTATGGAACTCAATTTGATTGGGACATTAATGGAGAAATGAATCCTAATCAAGTTGATGATATAGAAAAAGTAAATCAACGTAGAAAAAATCTTGGGTTCAATTCAATTAAAGAGCAAATTGAGATTATGCAAGAAAGAGTAAGAAAAGAAAATCAAATACCGCCAAAGGATTTTGAAAAAAGAAAAAAAGAATCCTACAAATGGAGAAAATCTGTTGGTTGGATAAAATAAAAAATGCCCCTAACAGCGTGTATAATTAATGGCTGGTTCTCGCCTACTTACAAAAATCCTCGCGGACTTTCTTTTCGATTTTTATTTGCTAAATTAGGTACTTAAAAATCCATCTAAATCACAAAAAGATTATGCATAAATTATTACTTTCTACTTTACTAATCTTTATGTTTTTTGGATGCAAAAATAAAGAAAACGATACTAAAATAACCACCAAAAATATTGTTGAAGTTTCAAAAAACTTAGCTTCATTGGAAGTTAAAAAAGAAGAAGAATGGTGGCTAAAAAGACACCAAACAATATTAAGTAGATTAAATCCAGATTCCGAATTGATACTTATTGGAAATTCAATTCTTCATTCTTTAGATAATAAAGACCGAGAAGAAGTTTGGGATAAATACCTTGATTCCTACAAAACAATAAATATGGGAATTTCTGGTGACAGGACAGAAAATGTAATTTGGAGACTTAAAAACGGCTCTCTTGAAAACATAAACCCAAAAGTAGCAGTTCTATTAATTGGTACGAATAATACAGATGGCAACCACTATCTTACGATAAGTACGCCTGAAGAATTAGCTGAAGGCATAAAAAAAATATGTACTATCATAAATGAAAAACTACCAAACACAAAAATTCTTTTAATGGGAATTTTACCTTATGGCTATAAACCAAATCATAGAGATAATATAAACAAGGCTACAAATAAAATTATTTCGAAATTTCCAGAAAAGAATTCACTGATCCATTATGTAGATATTGGCCCTATTTTTTATAACGAAAAAGGAATGGCTAGAAGAGATTTAATGCCAGATTTTCTGCATCCGAATAAAGAAGGTCATTTAGAAATGTTTAAGGCTCTTGAAGATAAAATTAATGAATTGATGGTTAAATAAAATATATGCTAATCTGATTATTTATATGCTTGGTCAATAAAAAAACTGTAAATTCGAAGCTTTAAATCAGTATAAAATTTACTAATTATTTTAGATATTTGGGTTTGATAATAGGAAGATAATAAGCTTGCACAAAATGAAAAAACTACTTTTTATATTAATATTTCTACTAATTACCTCTTGTAAAATCACGAGAAATGTAGAAAAATCAAGTAAAGATCTAAGAACTATAAATTTCCCTAAAAAAGAGATTAAAGTTTCAAAATCTTTAGACAAAGAAAATATTTGGGTTTATATTATGGCAGGACAATCTAATATGGCTGGCCGAGGTTTTGTAGAACCAAAAGACACTATAAGTAATACCAGAATTCTTACGATAAATTCTAAAAATGAAATAATTTACGCCAAAGAACCTTTACATTTTTATGAACCTTCTGGAACTGGACTAGATTTAGGAATGTCTTTCGCAAAAGAAATAATTACAAGAATTCCAGATTCTATTTCAATTTTAATGATTCCGACAGCTGTTGGTGGAAGCTCGATTGAGCAATGGATAGAAAATAAAAAGCATAGAAATATTAAACTTCTTGATAATTTTAAAAATAAAGTAGAAGTCGCAAAAACTTATGGCATAATTAAAGGTGTATTATGGCATCAAGGAGAAAGTGACACAAATAATCAAATATTAATTGATAATTATGGTAAAAACCTTTATTCACTATTCGCTAAATTTAGACAATTTGCAGGTAATGAAGAACTACCCATTATAGTTGGAGAATTAGGAAGCTATTCTACTAATAAAGAAAATTGGAGAAAACTGAATGAAAAAATAATTAATTATGTAAAAACAGACCCTAATGTGAAAGTAGTTAAAACATCTGATTTAACTGACAAAGGAGATAAACTGCATTTTGATTCAAAAAGCATTAGAATTTTAGGAAAAAGATATGCAAAACAAATTATAAAGCACTAATTATACTGCACTTTTCGAATAATACGCATCGCTTCTTTATAATTAATATAAGTTGTTTTATCTTCTAAATCTCGAATGTAATTCTTTGCTTTTTTCAAATGTTCTGCAACATCTAAAAAACCGTGTAAATAGCAAATTAAATAATTGGTTGGCAATCGTAAAACATCTATATATTCAGTTTTAGAAAGTGGTTTATTTTCTTCTATTTTTTTTACAATAGTATTGCAATTATTATAGATATGATTTATAATTTCTACATCAAATTTTGGAGGTTCAAATAAAAATTCTTTTACAATATCGTGTTTGCCATTGTTCTTAAAATTGATAATTGTTTTTTCTAAAGGATAGTATTTTTCCTGTTTTTCTAAACCTAAATAAATGTATTCAGTAACAATAAAAGAATTGTTATTATAAATAATTTGAACATCATCTAAAGCAGAAAAAAAGAGTTTTACTTGCTCGTTTATCAGCTCTATATCTACTCTAGAGAAAAATTCTTCATTATTAATAATTTTACTTTTCCCTGCCCAACACAACACAAATTGCTCGTTAAAAACTTTGTATTGTGGGTTGTATTCTGGCTTGTGATTGTTCATAAAATCGAACACGCCATTTAACGTCTGTTCTAAATTATTACTTGCATTTTTTTCAATGGCATCTACAATTTCTTTGTTGGTATTTCTAAGCTCGAAATTATCTCCTAAAAATGGCATGGAATTACTACCTCTTCTGTAAAAAATGGTGTTTTTCTTATATTTCCAAGCGTTTTTTAAAAGTGATGTTATTTTATTATTCGGATAAATAGTAACCAAACCAACTACTTTATGTCTTGGCAAACGTGGAAAAGGCACATTTTCATATTCAATTTTTGGTGGGTTTTTTAAATAGGCATTTACCAAATTCTGAATTTTAGAATCATCGAAAAAATCGACACCCAGAATTTTATTTTCTTCGTCTTCTACACCAATTACAATAAAAGAATTGTTATTTGGGTTGGAATTAGAAAGCGCGCACACATGTTTTAAAAACTTGGCTTTTCCTATTTTAGAATCGAATGATAAGAGTTGCTTTTTATCATAAAAACTATTCTCATCATTATGAGAAAGTAGGTTTTTGATAAGCAAGCGTTTATTTATCATTTTAATTGTAAAGATTTAATTCTCTTTGTAAATTTTCTCTTGCTTGTTCTTCAAATAAATTTTTATATTTCTCCGTAAAATACAACTTCTCTCTGTCTAAGAATCCTTGTAAAACTTTCTTTCTTGCTGGTCTGTATAAAAAGTTAGGAAACATTTTATATTCCTTTCTTATCTTTTGTGTATAGGTTTGGTAAACTTCCCAATCTTGGCCAAAAATCGCCAGATCGAAATCTAACAAATAAGCGTTATCTAAATCTCCTTTTACAAGTATTTTATGTTTTTTTGTGGATAGAATTAATTTAGAAATTTTGTCTTTTTTCAATTCTTTAAGATTGAAATTTTTAAGTTTTTTTAGAGCATATTTTGCGCTCCTTTTTTCGTTTCTTTTAGATCTCGATTTATAAATAATATCATGAAACCAAATAGCGAAAAGTAACTCATCAAAATCATTTATTAACTCTTCGTTTTCTTTGGCTAGATTTAGCATAAATTCGATATGATTCAAATTATGATAATGTCTATTTCTTTCTGAATAACGTTTCTTTATTTTTCTACCAACTGCATTCAATAAAGTAAAATCCTGACAATACTTTTGCCCTAATTCTAACCAATTTTTATGTAAGTTTATGGTATTCATTCTATGAATTTTTATTCATTATTGTAGCACTTGCTTGTGCTGTTGGGTACACTACCAAATCTTCGATATTTACGTGATATGGCCTTGTAACTACAAAGTGAATAATATCTGCAATGTCTTCAGCCTGCAAGGCTTTATAGCCAGCATAAACCGATTTTGCTTTCTCTGTATCTCCCTTAAAACGAACTTCCGAAAACTCTGTTTCTACAGCTCCAGGATGAATTGCAGAAACACGAATGTTATGTTTATTCAAATCGATTCTCA
This genomic window contains:
- a CDS encoding HD domain-containing protein, coding for MNTINLHKNWLELGQKYCQDFTLLNAVGRKIKKRYSERNRHYHNLNHIEFMLNLAKENEELINDFDELLFAIWFHDIIYKSRSKRNEKRSAKYALKKLKNFNLKELKKDKISKLILSTKKHKILVKGDLDNAYLLDFDLAIFGQDWEVYQTYTQKIRKEYKMFPNFLYRPARKKVLQGFLDREKLYFTEKYKNLFEEQARENLQRELNLYN
- a CDS encoding GDSL-type esterase/lipase family protein — its product is MHKLLLSTLLIFMFFGCKNKENDTKITTKNIVEVSKNLASLEVKKEEEWWLKRHQTILSRLNPDSELILIGNSILHSLDNKDREEVWDKYLDSYKTINMGISGDRTENVIWRLKNGSLENINPKVAVLLIGTNNTDGNHYLTISTPEELAEGIKKICTIINEKLPNTKILLMGILPYGYKPNHRDNINKATNKIISKFPEKNSLIHYVDIGPIFYNEKGMARRDLMPDFLHPNKEGHLEMFKALEDKINELMVK
- a CDS encoding ATP-binding protein, which codes for MINKRLLIKNLLSHNDENSFYDKKQLLSFDSKIGKAKFLKHVCALSNSNPNNNSFIVIGVEDEENKILGVDFFDDSKIQNLVNAYLKNPPKIEYENVPFPRLPRHKVVGLVTIYPNNKITSLLKNAWKYKKNTIFYRRGSNSMPFLGDNFELRNTNKEIVDAIEKNASNNLEQTLNGVFDFMNNHKPEYNPQYKVFNEQFVLCWAGKSKIINNEEFFSRVDIELINEQVKLFFSALDDVQIIYNNNSFIVTEYIYLGLEKQEKYYPLEKTIINFKNNGKHDIVKEFLFEPPKFDVEIINHIYNNCNTIVKKIEENKPLSKTEYIDVLRLPTNYLICYLHGFLDVAEHLKKAKNYIRDLEDKTTYINYKEAMRIIRKVQYN
- a CDS encoding sialate O-acetylesterase, with the protein product MKKLLFILIFLLITSCKITRNVEKSSKDLRTINFPKKEIKVSKSLDKENIWVYIMAGQSNMAGRGFVEPKDTISNTRILTINSKNEIIYAKEPLHFYEPSGTGLDLGMSFAKEIITRIPDSISILMIPTAVGGSSIEQWIENKKHRNIKLLDNFKNKVEVAKTYGIIKGVLWHQGESDTNNQILIDNYGKNLYSLFAKFRQFAGNEELPIIVGELGSYSTNKENWRKLNEKIINYVKTDPNVKVVKTSDLTDKGDKLHFDSKSIRILGKRYAKQIIKH
- a CDS encoding DUF6624 domain-containing protein, whose amino-acid sequence is MNYNEIAEKIIELKNADLEFREKLIESGKLGEGYNKEMAKIHNKNAKTLNEIINKIGYPTLDKVGKDANEAAWLIIQHSIGQPKFMKKSAEMLKKAVQENKADPISLAYLADRISVFEDKPQLYGTQFDWDINGEMNPNQVDDIEKVNQRRKNLGFNSIKEQIEIMQERVRKENQIPPKDFEKRKKESYKWRKSVGWIK